The window GCGTACAAACTGGACCTTTCACGAGGCCAGCCTCGGTGCGGATTGCGCCAACATGTTTGCATTGGATGCAGACAAGGATGGTGATATAGATATCCTGAGTTCATCGGCCCATGATTATGGCATCTGGTGGCATGAACAATTGAAAAATGATAAGGGTGCAACTGCCTGGACTACCCATGACATCAGTAAACTATTTTCCCAGTCGCATGCCATGGCCATGGAAGATATCAATGGCGATGGGCATCCCGATCTTATTACCGGTAAACGTTTTGGGGCGCACAATGAAAAAGATCCCGGCGCCGCAGAGCCGGCCGTACTCTATTGGTTTGAATACCTGCCTGGCAAAACATCCCGTTGGATACCGCATGAAATTGACAACAACTCCGGTATCGGCAACAGCTTCGTCGTAAGCGATATCAATAAGGATGGGTTATTGGACATCATCACCTCCAACAAAAAAGGCGTCTACTTCTTTGAACAACACCGTTAGTTGTCATTTCGAATCCCCGAATTTGGCGCAAGTATGCAGCCTGGCCACGTGCGGAAGAGTACCTTGTGCCCTGCTCTCGAAGCAAAAGATCGAAGCAAACGCCCACTCGCCACTTGCCATTTACCACTCGCCACTCCCTAATTAAACTGCTTCTTATACTGGTTCGGACTCACTCCCACTTCCTTCTTAAACAATCGGGAGAAATAAGGCAGGTTCTCAAACCCCAGGCTGAAAGCAATCTCAGCAATCGTGGTATCTTCCCCTTTCAACCTGTTCTTTGCTTCCGACACCAGGAAAATATGGATCAGCTCAATGGCGGTCTTGCCGGTCTCCTGCTTCAGCGTATCACTTAAGTAGCGGGTCGACATATGTAACGTTGCAGCCATGGATGTTACTGTAGGCAATCCCTTCTCCGTTAAAAGGCCCTTTTCAAAATAAGAAAGCAATGCCTGGTTAAACTTCGATACGGCTTTACCTGAAACTTCCGTGCGGTTAATGAACTGACGTTTATAAAAGCGCTGGGAATACTTGAGGATAGAATCAATATGCGTAAGGATAATATCGCGGCTGTACTCATCCTGGTTATTGTGGTATTCTGTAGCGATCTTATTATACAGTTCCCAGATGATTTCTTCTTCCCGCGGCGACAGGTGCAGTGCTTCATTCGCTTCATACTCGAAATAATGATACTTCTTTATGTCGGCATGGAGCGGATGACCATTTAAAAAATCTTCATGGAAATAAATGACAAACCCGTCTTCTTCCAATTCTATATCGCGCATCTCTATAACCTGCCGTGGCTTCGTAAAATACAGGGAGCCCCCACTGTCATGATCGTATTTTGTTCTGCCATACACGATCACCCCGGCTTTCATCTTCTTCAGCGCGATCATATAGAAATCCGAAGTAAACGCCGTATTACCATAAGAGCAGGTTTGGTTGCACCGGAAAAGACTCAGCATAGGATTCTCTGGCGGCGGAAAACCAGTGGCGCGATGCATCTCGCTCAAACTCTTAAAATGTAGCATATCTGTTCATATTATAAGCCGCCTCCGAAGAGGCGGCCTGGTAACGAATGTCAAAGCATGTTTCCGTTCCGGGTGACTGAGCCTATCGAATTTCTCGTTGTCTCAATGCCTCGTTGCCTTCTCCCTACCCATGCGCAGCCACTGCCACTTCATCCCATTCCTCCCAGGTAGCGAGGCGTTCTGCATACACCTGCTTAGTCCAGGGCAATGCTACTTTCCCCAGGAAAAGGCGCAATGGTGGATTGGCTGTATCAACCAGCTTTAATATGGCGGCTGGTGTAGCTGCAGGATTTCCAAAAATGTCGGGTGTTACGCCGGCTGCAAAAGCTGCTTTCACTCCCTCATATACAGCAAGAGGTTGGCTATGTACGGCGGAAGCGCCGCCCCAGTCGGTGGTAAATCCATTAGGCTCCACTAAAGTTACATCAATACCAAAACCTTTCACTTCTGCGGCCAGTGTTTCACTCAATCCTTCCACTGCCCATTTGGACGCATTGTACAGTCCCAGGACAGGCAACGTAATCAGGCCCAATACACTGGATACCTGGATAATATGTCCTTTGCCCTGTGCCCGCATGATGGGAATGACCGCCTGGGTGGCCCACAACAGGCCAAACACATTCGTTTCCAGCTGGTCACGGGCCTCCTGTTCACTTGCTTCTTCAATCGTACCAAAAAGGCCATAGCCCGCATTATTGATCAGCACATCAATCCTGCCAAAGTGCTTATAGGCTTGCTGCACAGCCGCGAAACTGGCAGCCCGGTTATTTACATCCAGTTGAATAGGAAGCAAGGCATCGCCGTATTGCTGTTGGAGGTCTTTAAGCGTGTCGAGGTTCCTGGCGGTGGCTACTACCTGGTCGCCACGTTCCAAAAAAGCTGCTGCCCAAAGCTTCCCGAATCCCCGGGAAGCGCCTGTTATAAAAATTGTCTTTGCCATACTGATAAATTTTAATTGTACAGCAAAGCTATCCCGGCCCCCGGGCAACTATTTATACAAAACACGGGAAAACTGATACAAATATACCGGTTGGTATATAGTAATGGTATTTTAACATTTTATAGCAAAATATCAAGCTGAGCCTGTCGTACAGCAAAAAAATCATACTATTGCCATGGCAGCCTGTCGAAGGCCTGTCAAAGGGTGGGTCGCCCTCCAGAGCTTGCCCGCTTTGCGGGGGCGGCTCACCTTGGCCTAAACATTATATTCATGAACAGGAGAACCTTATTAAAACATGCGATCATCCTCGGCGGAGGTATGGTATTCATTCCCGCCTGTGGTGGCAAAGAAGAAAAAAAAGCATCGGCCTGGAAACACCTTTCCCTTACTGCCGGTGAGGAGGCCCTCGTAGGGGAAATGGTGGAAACCCTCATTCCGGCTACCGATACGCCTGGCGCCAAAGCATTGGAAATAGACCGCTTTGTACTAATGATGGTGGATGATTGCTATCCCAAAGACCAGCAGGCCGGTTTTGTAAAAGGATTACAACAATCACCAGCGGTAGCAGAGAAACTATTCCACCGGTCGTTTGACAAGTGCAGCACAGAAGAGAAAATAAAAATATTACAGGCATTGTCTACCCATACTGCTGAAACAGGTCAGTTTTACAAACTGCTGCGGGAACTTACCCGCGAAGGCTATCTTAAAAGCAAATTTGTAATGACGAAACTGCTGCCTTACGAACTGGTACCTGGCCGGTACAATGGTTATGTCTTACTCAAACAGCAAACGGCTTAATAGCACAATACACTATACAACATGCAGAATACTTTCGATGCCATCGTGATAGGCTCTGGTATCAGTGGCGGCTGGGCCGCTAAAGAGCTCACAGAAAAAGGGCTTACTACCCTTGTATTGGAAAGAGGCCGGGATGTGAAACACCTGGTGGATTATCCTACCACCAGCCTCATGCCCTATGAATTTGAACACCGTGGCCGCCTTACCCAGGAAATACAGGAAGCCAATCCCATCGCCAGCCGTTGCTATGCTTTCCGGGAAGATGCCCTCCACTTCTTTGTAAAAGATGCAGAACATCCTTACATACAGGAGAAACCTTTTGATTGGATACGCGGCTACCAGGTAGGTGGTAAATCATTATTGTGGGCGCGGCAAACACAGCGCTGGAGCGATTTTGATTTCGAAGGCCCTGTCCGCGATGGCTTTGCGGTAGACTGGCCTATCCGCTATGCCGATCTGGCTCCCTGGTACAGTCATGTAGAACGTTTTGCCGGTATTGCCGGCAACCGGGACGGACTGGACAGCCTGCCCGACGGCGACTTCCTGCCCGCCTGGCCCCTGAACATCGTAGAAGACCATTTTAAAAATACCCTGAAGCAAAAATTCAACACCCGTCATCTCATCAGCGCCCGTGCTGCTCACCTGTCACAGCCGCAGCCCATTCACCTGGAGCAGGGCAGGGCCAAATGTCAGAACCGCGTGCTTTGCCAGCGCGGCTGTCCCTTTGGAGGCTACTTCAGCAGCAATGCTTCCACCTTGCCCTGGGCGGCCAAAACGGGGAAGCTCACCCTGCGTCCGCATTCCGTAGTCCATTCCATTATATATGATGAGAAGAAAGGGAAGGCCACCGGAGTACGCGTTATTGATACCCAGACCAAACAGGAGATCGTCTACAATGCCCGCATCATCTTTGTCAATGCGGCTGCATTGAATACCAACCTCATTCTGCTGAATTCAACCTCCGGCAGGTTCCCACAGGGATTGGGCAACGACAATGGACTGCTGGGCAAATACATTGCGTTCCACAACTACAGCGCCACCATCTCCGCCGAATACGAAGGATACCTCAACTATACTACCGATGGCCGTAATCCTGCGGGCGGCGGTTATGTCCCCCGTTTCAGGAACCTCTACAAGCAGGAAACCGATTTTCTGCGGGGCTATGCCGCAGGTTTCAATGCCCACCGCTCCACCAGTAATCCCCGGCCCGATGCCATTGGGGAAGACTGGAAAAAGCAATTGCTGAATCCTCAGCCCGGCCTCTGGCGGGTAGGAAGTCACATGATGGGGGAGACCATTCCCAAAGCAACCAACTTCATCGCATTGGATAAGGAGCAGAAAGATGATTGGGGTGTTCCCTTACTGCGGGTCAATGTAGCCTATGATGAGAACGACGAAAAAATGCGCCGGGATTATCATGAGCAGTTTACGGCCATGTTTGCCGCTGCCGGCTTCACCAACATCAAAACCCATATTACACCACGGAACCCCGGTTTGGATATCCATGAAATGGGCGGCGTGCGGATGGGCCACGACCCCAAAACCTCCCTGCTCAACAAATGGAACCAGCTACATGCCTGTTCCAACGTGTTCGTTACCGATGGCGCCTGCATGACGTCCACGGCTACCCAAAACCCGTCCCTCACCTACATGGCCCTCACGGCCCGCGCCGCCAACCATGCAATGGAAGAACTGAAAAAGGGAAATCTGTAAAATTGAGCAAGTCGCTAGTAGCGAGTGGGGGAATGCTACTTGTTATAGAAAGATCACCTTCCCACTTCCCATATTATATATGGCGCCCTGGATAATGATCGTCTTGTCTTTTTCCATGGTTGCCAGGATGGGACTATGCTTGCGTATATTTTCTATCGTGAGCTTTACATTCTGTTCACACACCGCATGAACAAAACTGTCATTTTTGGAGCTTTTATCTCCGTTGAACCCGGTTAAGCTTGTTACGGCGGGTCTTATCTTTGCCAATAGGGCCGTAATATTGCCCAGCTTTACATCATCAATAGCTGATTTAATAGCACCGCAATGCTCATGACCCAATACCAGGATTAATCTGGCGCCCGACACCTTGCATCCATACTCCATACTGCCCAGGATATCTTCATTTTCAATATTGCCTGCCACCCGCGCTACAAAAATATCCCCAATCCCCCGGTGAAACACATCCTCCACCGGTACCCGTGAATCTAAACAGGAAAGTATGACCGCTTTAGGATACTGACTCATAGCAGCAGCCCTTATCCGGGAGGAGGTGTTACGGATAGTCAGGCGGTCATTTACAAAATCATCATTGCCTTCTTTTAAGATATTTAATACCTCCGCTGGAGTTAAGGCATTTTGTTGTTCCTGGGTCAATACGCTGTTTTCCAGTACCTCGCTGCTATCCACCATCACCTGGTGCGCTGCGGCGAAATCGGTATCTTTCCCGGCGTCTGCGGAAGGACCAGCAGCCGGATTGTCACAGGAGAAAAAGAAGACCAGTAGAAAAGAAATGATCACATAGCACAATGAATTTTTCATAACGATGTGTTTAATGTTTAGTGAAGAAGAATAAATAATACTACTAATGGATGTGCAGGTAAGCCTTGTCAATAGGGAAAGGAAGAAGGTGGATTTGTCAAAGGAAGAAGCGGGCAGTACACCTTCCTTATTTAAAGATAAGTGTTTTTTAATATACGCTGGTTATGATGCCATGATAACCGGTCTGCAACGTCTGTATGATCAGTACCAGCAACATGATTCAATAAAGATCAGTTATGATACGAAGGTATATGTGGGACGGCTGCAATAGCGTAGTGTATTGTTCAAAACCTTGTGCACCCGTCGCTGCCAACAACCCTCCCTTTCCGGCAATCCACTTCAACTTTCCTGCCGTTTGCTAATACTTCATTGAAGGTCTTCTCTTCGTCGCTTAATTTCATCCCGCCCGATCAACAGGAGGCACTGCAGCATGCTGCTGCTTAAAACCCTATGTATGAATACAACCCAGGCGACAAACACGGAAGGGCTTGACTACCCTTATTTATTGAATGGCGAAACAGCCCATCTTCATTTTGAAGAAAGTAGTCCGGGCATGATTGACCCGCAACGTTACAGTCTGCTGGAGGTATTGCATGATAAGCGCCTTGATCACCTGTCATTCAAACAGCGGCATGAGATCATGAACAGCTTTATTGCCGGGACAAAAG of the Paraflavitalea devenefica genome contains:
- a CDS encoding helix-turn-helix domain-containing protein, whose amino-acid sequence is MLHFKSLSEMHRATGFPPPENPMLSLFRCNQTCSYGNTAFTSDFYMIALKKMKAGVIVYGRTKYDHDSGGSLYFTKPRQVIEMRDIELEEDGFVIYFHEDFLNGHPLHADIKKYHYFEYEANEALHLSPREEEIIWELYNKIATEYHNNQDEYSRDIILTHIDSILKYSQRFYKRQFINRTEVSGKAVSKFNQALLSYFEKGLLTEKGLPTVTSMAATLHMSTRYLSDTLKQETGKTAIELIHIFLVSEAKNRLKGEDTTIAEIAFSLGFENLPYFSRLFKKEVGVSPNQYKKQFN
- a CDS encoding SDR family NAD(P)-dependent oxidoreductase, with amino-acid sequence MAKTIFITGASRGFGKLWAAAFLERGDQVVATARNLDTLKDLQQQYGDALLPIQLDVNNRAASFAAVQQAYKHFGRIDVLINNAGYGLFGTIEEASEQEARDQLETNVFGLLWATQAVIPIMRAQGKGHIIQVSSVLGLITLPVLGLYNASKWAVEGLSETLAAEVKGFGIDVTLVEPNGFTTDWGGASAVHSQPLAVYEGVKAAFAAGVTPDIFGNPAATPAAILKLVDTANPPLRLFLGKVALPWTKQVYAERLATWEEWDEVAVAAHG
- a CDS encoding gluconate 2-dehydrogenase subunit 3 family protein, with translation MNRRTLLKHAIILGGGMVFIPACGGKEEKKASAWKHLSLTAGEEALVGEMVETLIPATDTPGAKALEIDRFVLMMVDDCYPKDQQAGFVKGLQQSPAVAEKLFHRSFDKCSTEEKIKILQALSTHTAETGQFYKLLRELTREGYLKSKFVMTKLLPYELVPGRYNGYVLLKQQTA
- a CDS encoding GMC oxidoreductase, which translates into the protein MQNTFDAIVIGSGISGGWAAKELTEKGLTTLVLERGRDVKHLVDYPTTSLMPYEFEHRGRLTQEIQEANPIASRCYAFREDALHFFVKDAEHPYIQEKPFDWIRGYQVGGKSLLWARQTQRWSDFDFEGPVRDGFAVDWPIRYADLAPWYSHVERFAGIAGNRDGLDSLPDGDFLPAWPLNIVEDHFKNTLKQKFNTRHLISARAAHLSQPQPIHLEQGRAKCQNRVLCQRGCPFGGYFSSNASTLPWAAKTGKLTLRPHSVVHSIIYDEKKGKATGVRVIDTQTKQEIVYNARIIFVNAAALNTNLILLNSTSGRFPQGLGNDNGLLGKYIAFHNYSATISAEYEGYLNYTTDGRNPAGGGYVPRFRNLYKQETDFLRGYAAGFNAHRSTSNPRPDAIGEDWKKQLLNPQPGLWRVGSHMMGETIPKATNFIALDKEQKDDWGVPLLRVNVAYDENDEKMRRDYHEQFTAMFAAAGFTNIKTHITPRNPGLDIHEMGGVRMGHDPKTSLLNKWNQLHACSNVFVTDGACMTSTATQNPSLTYMALTARAANHAMEELKKGNL
- a CDS encoding carbonic anhydrase family protein, coding for MKNSLCYVIISFLLVFFFSCDNPAAGPSADAGKDTDFAAAHQVMVDSSEVLENSVLTQEQQNALTPAEVLNILKEGNDDFVNDRLTIRNTSSRIRAAAMSQYPKAVILSCLDSRVPVEDVFHRGIGDIFVARVAGNIENEDILGSMEYGCKVSGARLILVLGHEHCGAIKSAIDDVKLGNITALLAKIRPAVTSLTGFNGDKSSKNDSFVHAVCEQNVKLTIENIRKHSPILATMEKDKTIIIQGAIYNMGSGKVIFL